Part of the Salinimonas iocasae genome, CTCAGCGGCGCGTCAGGCATCGCCCGAGTGGGCCAGAAAATCGGTTGACGAGCGGTTGGCCATTATCAAGAAGTTCGGTGAGTTATTAGAACAGAACAAAGATGCTCTGGCTAAAGTCATCGCCAAAGAAACGGGTAAACCTGAGTGGGAAACCGCGACAGAAGTTGGCGCGATGATGGGCAAAATTGGTATTTCCGAGAAAGCCTACAACGAACGTACCGGTACAGTTGAAAATGCAATGCCGGTAGGTAAAGCTTTTATTCGCCATAAGCCGCATGGCGTCGTTGCTGTGTTTGGTCCTTATAACTTTCCGGGCCACCTGCCCAACGGACACATTGTTCCGGCACTGCTGGCTGGTAACACTGTTATATTTAAGCCAAGCGACCTGACACCGATGGTGGCACAGGAAACAATGAAGCTGTGGGAACAAGCTGGCCTGCCTAAGGGCGTACTGAACCTGGTACAGGGTGAAGTTGAAACCGGTAAGGCCCTGGCCTCTCATGCAGGTATCGATGGTCTGTTTTTCACTGGCAGCTCGCGCACGGGCAAAATGCTGCACGAGCAGTTCGCTGGCCATCCAGGTAAGATTCTGGCGCTTGAGATGGGTGGTAATAACCCGTTAATCGTCAAAGAAGTCGAAGATACCGAAGCGGCAGTGCACGATATTGTTCAATCTGCGTATATAACGTCAGGGCAACGCTGCACATGTGCCCGCCGCCTCTTTATTCCGGCAACGGAGCAAGGCGATGCTATTTTGTCGCGGTTGATTGAAGTGACCAAAGATATTCATGTCGATGAGTATGATGCACAAGACCAGCCTTTCATGGGTGCCATGATTTCTGCTCACGCTGCGAAGCTTATGGTGGACGCTCAGGAGCAACTGGTTGAGATGGGCGCCAAGGTATTGCTTCCGCTGGAACAGCGCGATCCTAAGAAAGGTTTTGCCACACCGGGTATTATCGATGTCACTGACATGCTTGATAAGTTACCGGATGAAGAGCACTTTGGTCCTTTGATCAAAGTAATTCGCTATACGGACTTCGACGCTGCGATTGAAGAAGCTAATAACACTAGTTTTGGTTTATCAGCCGGCCTGATCAGCGACAGTGCGGATGACTGGCAGTACTTTTTCGAGCGCATCCGCGCCGGCATTGTTAACTGGAACCGTCCTATTACCGGTGCAAGCAGTGCAGCACCCTTCGGCGGCGTAGGCGACAGTGGTAACCACCGCGCCAGCGCATTTTACGCAGCAGACTACTGTGCATATCCGGTAGCCTCTGTTGAGCTTGAAAAGGTGACACTACCAGGCAAGTTAAGTCCTGGCCTGACCATGTAAGAGGGAGTTTTTATGCATTCTAATGTCGATACCCTGTTTGAGAACTTATGGGAAGACTATGTAGATATCACCCCATCTGCCTACAAAATTCATGAGTTGTTAGCAGATAGTGAGAATGGCGACGAGATTGTGAATGATCACGTTGCATTTCGTACTTTCAATTTGCCAAAGACATCGCTGGATAAACTAGCTGCCCACTTTCTGGCGCTAGGCTACGAAGAAAAAGGTGATTACGACTTTGAGGCGAAAAAGCTGGATGCAAAACATTTTGAGCACCCTGACGAAACCAAGCCTAAAGTCTTTATCAGCGAACTTCGCGTTCAGGATTTGTCTGAAAAAGCACAAAAAATCATTCACCATCTGGTTGAGCAGATGGATGATGATGCAGTAGAGGCAGATAACTTTTTGTATTCCGGTAAGCATTGGACAGTGTCTAAAGCTGAATACGATATGTTGCTGGAAGAGTCCGAGTATGCGGCCTGGTTAGCTGCATGGGGTTTTCGGGCAAACCACTTTACGGTTAGCGTAAACTTTCTGAAAAAGACACAGGAACTTAGCGACGTTAATCAGATGCTTAAAGATGCTGGTTTCACCCTGAATGATTCAGGCGGCGAAATTAAGGGTGGTGAATCTGTTTACCTGGCGCAGTCTTCTACGATGGCTGACCATGCTTATGTCAAATTCGAAGCTGAATCTAAAATGATTCCAAGCTGCTTTTACGAGTTTGCTCAGCGCTATAAAATGCCTGACGGCAATTACTACACAGGTTTTGTTGCTGCCTCTGCGGATAAAATCTTTGAAAGTACGAATGCTAAACAGTAAATAAAGATCTTAAGAAAAGCCCTGTCATTAATTGCCAGGGCTTTTTTATGCCCGTCACATTAGCTGACAGACAAGCTGAACTCATAGGTGTGAGGCGTAGATGTTTTAAATGTCTCACGCTTGAGTGCATCACCAAAATGATCTGCGGCTGCATCCATAAGGCCTTCTGCCAGTGCGTAAAGGTCTCTAGAGGAAAAATAACGTAACCGCATTGCCTTTTCGGTGCGTGATAGCACGGTAAACTGCGGTAAGTCGGCGTCAGGATAGAGCTTTTTCACCTGAACGTGAATATCGTCATCCAGCACCTCAAGTGCATCCAGTAAACATTCTCGCCCTGCCATGACCTGACCATGCGACTGGGCCAGCCGACCAAATAAATAGTACCCAAAGTCATGCTGCAACTCTTCCTGAGTTTTACCGGTTTTCTGTTCCAGTACAGTCAGTATTTTTACCAGTTCATCGTATGGGTATCGTCCAACCGCGGTATAGGCTCCCTGACTTTCCAGCCCTGCTTCTGTAATGACTTCATCGGCAAATTCAGGCGACACCTTTTCTTCGAGCATTTCGATAAGCGACGTAAACACTATACCTAACATCAGATTATACCCAGGCGGTTAATTATAAAATTGTAGTTCAGTGATGGCGGGACCACCACTGATAGTTAACAGACAGCGCCTATTCTGACTCTGTCACGTCGTCATTACTTTGTGCAGGTATGATTTGTATCTCGTCGACCCGCTGCAGTCCACGGGGGAGTTTATTACCCCGGCGGCCGCGCTCACCGCGGTAATGCTCTAAATCTGACGGACTGAGAGTCATATTGCGTTTACCGGCGTGTACCTTCACAGAGGCGCCATCAGGTACTACGGTAAGCACTTTTACAAACTCTTCGCGGCTTTGAGATTTGGCAGACGGAATATTGATAATTTTATTACCTTTTCCTTTACCCAGGCTGGGCAAATCTGTCAGCGGGAACAAGAGCATTCTGCCCTCATTGGATATAGCCATGCATAAATCCGTTTCAGGATTCGTGACAGTAACTGGAGTCAGAACCCTGGCCGCCTTGGGTAGGCTCAGGTACGCTTTACCGGCTTTATTCTTACTCACCATATCAGCAAACGTACCGACAAAACCGTAGCCAGCATCTGAAGCCATCAGGAATCGCTGCTCATCCGCGCCCATCAAAACGTGCGTGAACTGTTCACCACCGACGATATTAAAGCGCCCGGTTAACGGTTCTCCCTGACTTCTTGCTGAAGGCAGCGCATGTGCATCACAGGCAAAGGTACGGCCGGATGAATCCAGAAATACAGCGGGCTGGTTACTGCGCCCTTTCGCACTCGCCTGATAGGCATCACCCGCTTTGTAGTTGAGCCCCTCAACGTCCACATCGTGACCTTTGGCCGCACGCGCCCAGCCCTTTTCTGACAGTACTACCGTCACCGCTTCGCTGGGAATTAACTCTTTTTCAGAAAGCGCTTTTGCCTCTACCCGCTCAACCAGCGGCGAACGGCGATCGTCCCCGTAAGTTTCAGCGTCTGATAAAATTTCTTTTTTCACCAGGGTTTTCAGACGACGGTCAGAGCCCAGAATTAATTCCAGTTTATCCCGCTCTGCTTCTAGTTCAGACTGTTCACCCCGAATTTTCATTTCTTCAAGCTTGGCAAGATGACGAAGCTTGAGCTCCAGGATGGCTTCCGCTTGTTTGTCGGACAATGAGAAACGCTGGATCAGCTCAGGCTTAGGTTTGTCATAGGTGCGTATGATTTCAATAACTTCATCAATATTTAAGAACGCGACCAGCAAACCTTCAAGGATATGCAGGCGGGCCAGCACCTTTTCCAAACGGTAGCTCAAACGGCGGGTGACCGTATCTTTGCGATACTCAAGCCATTCAACCAGAATCGAGCGCAGATCTTTTACCTGTGGCCGGCCATCCAGGCCAATCATATTCAGGTTTACCCGGTAATTTTTTTCCAGATCCGTTGTGGCAAACAGATGCTGCATCAATTGCTGAACATCAACCCGGTTAGACCGCGGCGTAACGACCAGTCGCGTAGGGTTTTCGTGATCAGATTCATCGCGTAAATCGCTGACCATTGGCAGTTTTTTCGCCTGCATCTGCGCAGCAATCTGTTCCAGCACCTTGGCGCCTGAAGCCTGATGGGGCAATGCGGTGATGATGATATCGCCCGCTTCTTCGCGATAGACCGCGCGCATTTTAATGCTGCCACGGCCGGTTTCGTAAAGCTTGGTAATATCATCCCGTGGCGTGATAATTTCCGCTTCTGTAGGGTAATCCGGGCCCTGAACCAGCGTGAGGATTTCCTCCATGCTGGTTTTACTGTTATCAAGCAGCGCCGCACAGGCCTGGGCTAATTCGCGAACATTGTGCGGCGGGATATCCGTTGCCATCCCTACTGCAATACCACTTACACCATTTAATAAAATATGGGGCAATCGGGCAGGTAACACTTTCGGTTCATTGAGCGTACCGTCAAAATTGGGCATCCAGTCAACCGTACCCTGGCCCAACTCGTTAAGCAGTACCTCTGAAAAACGCGATAACCGGGCTTCGGTGTAACGCATCGCAGCAAATGATTTGGGATCATCCGGCGCCCCCCAGTTACCCTGACCATCCACAAGCGGGTAACGATAGGAAAATGACTGCGCCATCAGCACCATTGCTTCATAGCAGGCGGAGTCGCCATGGGGATGAAATTTACCCAGCACGTCACCGACGGTTCTGGCTGACTTTTTATACTTGGCGGCCGCGTTCAGCCCCAGGTCAGACATTGCGTAAATGATTCGGCGCTGAACCGGTTTCAGGCCATCGGCAATATTGGGAAGTGCCCTGTCCATGATGACGTACATGGAATAATTAAGGTAAGCATCTTCTGTAAAACGGCGTAACGGGAGTTGCTCGACCCCGTCCTGACTAATCGTGATCTGGTCGCTCATGGAATATATCGTTATTGTTTAATACCACTGCATCTAGCGTCATTGTGGGGCAAAGCCGGGGGTAACGCAACTGGCTGTGCAAAGCGTGTTTTAATTCACTACGCTTTGTGTGCTGTTCATCTTAATTTTGATATCCACCCTGAAGTGGTGTTTTAATAGGCTCTTTGATGTTTACTGATTCTGGCACAATGCGCGTTGCACCTTTTTTCTGGTTTTTCTTAACCCTTTTATCTGCGACTTTTTCAGCGCAGGCTCAAACTACCATTCAGCTGTTTGATGAAGATGCCAGTGTCGATCTGTCGGGTAACTATGCTATTTACAGCGAAGCCGATACGCCACTGACAATTGGCGAGATTCTGGAAAAGAAGAAAGAATTTCAGTGGTATACCGAAAACAATCCGAATTTTGGTTTTCGCGAAAACGGTTTGTGGTTGTCGAATCGAATCAGCAATGTCAGCAACCTGTCCAGCTGGGTGTTCAGCATCAACTTCAGTCAGTTAGATAAAGTCGATTTTTATCTGGTCGCTGATGGTGAGGTTATCCTGCAAAGTCATCAGGGCAAGTTGCAGTCTGAACAGCGCTTCAGGGTACCCACTCTGAGGGCTGACCTGCCGGTAGCCACACCGCTGGAACTATACATTCGGGTGCAGAGCCACTCCTCCAGCCTGATCGTTCCCCTCAGTGTTACTCCTGAACCCATTCATAGCGCCAGCTGGCAAATTGACAGCACCATGTGGGGGCTGTTTTACGGCGGCTTGTTTATTCTGGCTATCTACAACCTGGTCCTGTTTTTTCAGGTCAGAGAAGCCAGTCTGCTTGCCTACGTAGGTTATATTGTTGCGGTTATTGTGTGGCAGATTGTCTGGGGTGGCCATATTCAGGTTTTCACTGGCGGCCCTTCTCCCGTTTGGTTAGCCAGCCATACCGAGTTAATTTTTACTATCATTGGTATGAGTTCCGGCATTTTCTCTGTTCTGTTTCTCAATACGAAGAAGAATGCCTCTACCGCCCACCCTATTGTTATGGCATTGCTTGGGGCACAGGCGCTGGTTGCGCTTATATGCCTGCTGGGAGTGCTCCCCATAACCTGGAAACACAATCTGGTTTATGGGGTTGGACTGGCCGCTATTTGCAGCTACATCTACGCTGGCTTCGAAGCCTTTTTCAACCGGTTTGAACCTGCCCGCTATTTTATTTTCGCCTGGACGATGCTGGCAGCAGGCGCCGTGACCGGCATGCTGAGCCTGATAGGTCTTCTGCCTTCGAATCAGTTCACTACGTATTGTTTTCAGGTCGGTGTGTTTCTGGAGTCGGCATTGTTTTCCGTGGCGCTGATGGAAAAGAGCCGCAGTCAGCTGGAATCTGAAGTGCAACAGGCCACGGACGATCTTCGTAATAATATGGAGTTGATTGAGGAACAAAATGCGCGACTGGACATTGCCCGCAAAGACGCAATAAAGGCCAGTAACGTTAAGTCGCAATTCCTGGCAAATATGAGTCACGAAATTCGCACGCCTCTTAACGCAATTCTGGGCTTCAGCCGAGAGCTGGGCAACGCGACGCTGCCGGCCGACCAGCAAGAACAGGTACGTATTGTAAATACTGCTGCAGACAATCTGCTTAGCATTGTTAACGACGTACTGGATTTTTCAAAAATAGAAGCAGGTAAATTACAAATCAATAATCAGCCCTTTTCGCCTATCAAGGAACTGGAAGAGCTGGTGACTATAATGTCCAAGTCTGCGCACTCTAAAAGGCTGGAGTTTGTCTTTGATATGGACCCCCTGCCTGAAAAGCTGATAGGGGATTTGTTCAGAATAAAGCAGGTGCTGAATAATCTGCTCAGCAATGCGCTGAAATTTACCTCTAGCGGCTCGGTGGCGCTGCGGGTGAAGAATAAAGCGCTGGCGCACGGCCTGCAGGAAATCGAATTTATCGTTGAAGACACTGGCATCGGTATTAGCCGGGAAGGGCGTAAAAAGTTATTCAGCGCTTTTTCTCAGTTGGACGACTCCACCAACCGCAGTTATCAGGGAACCGGGTTAGGGCTGGTTATCTGTCGTGAACTGGTCCGGCTTATGCGCGGCAATATGAATTTGCGCAGTGAGCCTGGTCTGGGCAGTACCTTTACCATCACATTAAAAATGAACCGGCTCAGTCATAAGTACTCGATGGTGCCCAACAGTCGCTGGCAGGGCAAGCGCGTGGTGGTGTTTGACCCCATTCCGGAAACCCGCCGCGCAACGGCGGCCATGCTGCATAACCTCGGGGCGCGGGTCACCAGTGTTGAAAGCCTGACATTTCTTAAATCTCTCACATTTACTCCGGAATATCTGTTTGCAACTTTACCAGTTAGCAAGCTGGACTGCCGTGACGCGATGTTGGGGGAGCTGGTTCAGATTCCTGCACAGCAACGCGTACTATGGTACTCCGGCTCTGAGCCGTTTAATCAGTATCCCAGTCTGACCCAGTATTTTCATTCACAGATAAGAATGCCAGTGACGCTGACCAAACTGGAAGATTTGTTGCACCATAAAACCACCCAACATAAAAATCCGCTGCAATCGAAGCTGGACAGTCTGCCCAGGGCGCGTGTACTGGCGGTGGATGATATGGAAATGAACCTTAAATTATTACAAACCTGGTTACGGAGCAGCCCCCTTGAACTGACTATTTGTACCAGCGGCCTTGAGGCTGCCAACCGTTGTCAGTCTAACGAGTACGACATCATTTTGATGGATGTTCAGATGCCGGGTATGGATGGTTTGCAGGCCACCAAGCGTATTCGAAAAACAGCATTGAATATGGGCACCCCCATTATTGCTGTGA contains:
- the astD gene encoding succinylglutamate-semialdehyde dehydrogenase, which produces MQTTHFINGEWVAGEGHDITSTDPAKNAVIWEGKSATAQQVDSAISAARQASPEWARKSVDERLAIIKKFGELLEQNKDALAKVIAKETGKPEWETATEVGAMMGKIGISEKAYNERTGTVENAMPVGKAFIRHKPHGVVAVFGPYNFPGHLPNGHIVPALLAGNTVIFKPSDLTPMVAQETMKLWEQAGLPKGVLNLVQGEVETGKALASHAGIDGLFFTGSSRTGKMLHEQFAGHPGKILALEMGGNNPLIVKEVEDTEAAVHDIVQSAYITSGQRCTCARRLFIPATEQGDAILSRLIEVTKDIHVDEYDAQDQPFMGAMISAHAAKLMVDAQEQLVEMGAKVLLPLEQRDPKKGFATPGIIDVTDMLDKLPDEEHFGPLIKVIRYTDFDAAIEEANNTSFGLSAGLISDSADDWQYFFERIRAGIVNWNRPITGASSAAPFGGVGDSGNHRASAFYAADYCAYPVASVELEKVTLPGKLSPGLTM
- a CDS encoding DUF1338 domain-containing protein; protein product: MHSNVDTLFENLWEDYVDITPSAYKIHELLADSENGDEIVNDHVAFRTFNLPKTSLDKLAAHFLALGYEEKGDYDFEAKKLDAKHFEHPDETKPKVFISELRVQDLSEKAQKIIHHLVEQMDDDAVEADNFLYSGKHWTVSKAEYDMLLEESEYAAWLAAWGFRANHFTVSVNFLKKTQELSDVNQMLKDAGFTLNDSGGEIKGGESVYLAQSSTMADHAYVKFEAESKMIPSCFYEFAQRYKMPDGNYYTGFVAASADKIFESTNAKQ
- a CDS encoding heme NO-binding domain-containing protein; this translates as MLGIVFTSLIEMLEEKVSPEFADEVITEAGLESQGAYTAVGRYPYDELVKILTVLEQKTGKTQEELQHDFGYYLFGRLAQSHGQVMAGRECLLDALEVLDDDIHVQVKKLYPDADLPQFTVLSRTEKAMRLRYFSSRDLYALAEGLMDAAADHFGDALKRETFKTSTPHTYEFSLSVS
- the parC gene encoding DNA topoisomerase IV subunit A translates to MSDQITISQDGVEQLPLRRFTEDAYLNYSMYVIMDRALPNIADGLKPVQRRIIYAMSDLGLNAAAKYKKSARTVGDVLGKFHPHGDSACYEAMVLMAQSFSYRYPLVDGQGNWGAPDDPKSFAAMRYTEARLSRFSEVLLNELGQGTVDWMPNFDGTLNEPKVLPARLPHILLNGVSGIAVGMATDIPPHNVRELAQACAALLDNSKTSMEEILTLVQGPDYPTEAEIITPRDDITKLYETGRGSIKMRAVYREEAGDIIITALPHQASGAKVLEQIAAQMQAKKLPMVSDLRDESDHENPTRLVVTPRSNRVDVQQLMQHLFATTDLEKNYRVNLNMIGLDGRPQVKDLRSILVEWLEYRKDTVTRRLSYRLEKVLARLHILEGLLVAFLNIDEVIEIIRTYDKPKPELIQRFSLSDKQAEAILELKLRHLAKLEEMKIRGEQSELEAERDKLELILGSDRRLKTLVKKEILSDAETYGDDRRSPLVERVEAKALSEKELIPSEAVTVVLSEKGWARAAKGHDVDVEGLNYKAGDAYQASAKGRSNQPAVFLDSSGRTFACDAHALPSARSQGEPLTGRFNIVGGEQFTHVLMGADEQRFLMASDAGYGFVGTFADMVSKNKAGKAYLSLPKAARVLTPVTVTNPETDLCMAISNEGRMLLFPLTDLPSLGKGKGNKIINIPSAKSQSREEFVKVLTVVPDGASVKVHAGKRNMTLSPSDLEHYRGERGRRGNKLPRGLQRVDEIQIIPAQSNDDVTESE
- a CDS encoding hybrid sensor histidine kinase/response regulator, with protein sequence MFTDSGTMRVAPFFWFFLTLLSATFSAQAQTTIQLFDEDASVDLSGNYAIYSEADTPLTIGEILEKKKEFQWYTENNPNFGFRENGLWLSNRISNVSNLSSWVFSINFSQLDKVDFYLVADGEVILQSHQGKLQSEQRFRVPTLRADLPVATPLELYIRVQSHSSSLIVPLSVTPEPIHSASWQIDSTMWGLFYGGLFILAIYNLVLFFQVREASLLAYVGYIVAVIVWQIVWGGHIQVFTGGPSPVWLASHTELIFTIIGMSSGIFSVLFLNTKKNASTAHPIVMALLGAQALVALICLLGVLPITWKHNLVYGVGLAAICSYIYAGFEAFFNRFEPARYFIFAWTMLAAGAVTGMLSLIGLLPSNQFTTYCFQVGVFLESALFSVALMEKSRSQLESEVQQATDDLRNNMELIEEQNARLDIARKDAIKASNVKSQFLANMSHEIRTPLNAILGFSRELGNATLPADQQEQVRIVNTAADNLLSIVNDVLDFSKIEAGKLQINNQPFSPIKELEELVTIMSKSAHSKRLEFVFDMDPLPEKLIGDLFRIKQVLNNLLSNALKFTSSGSVALRVKNKALAHGLQEIEFIVEDTGIGISREGRKKLFSAFSQLDDSTNRSYQGTGLGLVICRELVRLMRGNMNLRSEPGLGSTFTITLKMNRLSHKYSMVPNSRWQGKRVVVFDPIPETRRATAAMLHNLGARVTSVESLTFLKSLTFTPEYLFATLPVSKLDCRDAMLGELVQIPAQQRVLWYSGSEPFNQYPSLTQYFHSQIRMPVTLTKLEDLLHHKTTQHKNPLQSKLDSLPRARVLAVDDMEMNLKLLQTWLRSSPLELTICTSGLEAANRCQSNEYDIILMDVQMPGMDGLQATKRIRKTALNMGTPIIAVTAHAFKEEQERLLASGMDDYLPKPIDQSNLVELIRRWCQSNAQPCNSKPTLDWNLAVERTERDDATARELLSDFVRLLPDSIETIKAGWEDSDFQAMQKEVHRLHGACCYTGVPKLQQIANDLESALKRDKKMLVAELLPVFLEEAEDVDIEAQEWLSKGRPASR